The DNA segment TCTGAAACCAAGGTATACGACCCTGATATTAATGCTTGTGAAGCAATAATTGCTGCTAACGTTGCCGCCCCTACACCTATAATCCTAAACCAATCGGGCATTATTTCAAAAAAAGGATTAAAACCCTTTATCGCTTGCAGTTGTTCATTATCTTTAACATCTAAAAGCCAAGCCCCTTGTCCTAAATAGCTTAGTAACAAACAAATTTTAACGTATGGCCAAGTTAAATAGATATTTTTACGACCTACATGTCCTAAATCAGAATACAAAGCTTCCGCTCCAGTAGTTGCTAAGAAAACACTGCCCAAGATTAAGAATCCAGCTTTATTATTTTCGCTAAACAAAAATTTAATACCATATACAGGCGAAAGTGAACGGAAAATATCAAAATTCCCTAATACATTCACTAATCCGATTGTTCCAATCATAAAAAACCAAAGGAACATTAAAGGACCGAATAGTTTACCAATTAATTCTGTTCCAAAACGTTGAATTAAAAATAAAAAAGTAATCACAACTAGCGTAATCATAATTACGGTTTCTTGACCTGTTCCAAAAAATGCAACATAAGCAGGAATCGTTCTTAGACCTTCAATTGCAGTTGTAACTGTAACTGCAGGCGTTAATATCCCATCGGCTAAGAGAGCCGCCCCTCCTATGATGGCCGGTATAATTAACCAACCCGCCTTTTTTCTAATTAATGCATAGAGAGAAAATATACCGCCTTCTCCATGGTTGTCAGCTCTTAGAGCAATCATTACATATTTAATTGTTGTCAATAACGTAAGTGTCCAAAATACTAAAGATAACGCTCCATAAATAAACTCATTAGTAACGGAAACTAGTCCCCCATTGCCTTCTATTAAAGCTTTCATAACATATAACGGTGATGTCCCAATATCACCGTAGACAACTCCTAGTGTTACTAACAAACCTGAAATAGATAGGCTCTTTTTTTGTTTAGTAGTTAATTTATTTTCCATTTTCTGTTCCGTTCCTTCCGTATTCATATATCTGTTTTATAACAATACAAAAAAGCAAGACCTATACATAATCTTCTGAAATTACGCATAGGTCTTGCTTTTTAAGTTCAAACCAGTGTTCTACTAACACAGACTAGTTGATTTAAACACATAATATATGCTAGCTACTCCCCTATTTGATAGGCTTATTTAATTGTATGGTTTGATTAACATCCTTTATTATAATAATTTCGAAGCCATTGTCAACAACTTAATTTAGTGGACAAATGCTCCTCATTATTGCACTGTTTAAGAAAATAATTACTACCATTTTTAACATAGCAATTCGTCATTCTTTGTGTACTATTGTATAATGGTAATTGAACAAACTAAAAATGTGTAATAAGCTCTTACTTTTTAAAAGAAAGAATTAACGAATGATTGATTCTAAAAGCAGAAACCAGTACAATAGTTTTAGAAAAGATGAACGTCTTTGTTCTAGAAGAGGGGTATAAAGATAGATGACAACTGAACAGAATGTTTTATTTACAATCTTTGGAGGAACCGGAGATTTAGCAAAGAGAAAATTGTATCCATCTCTTTATCGCTTATATAAAAAAGGGTTCTTGAAAGAACATTTTGCTGTAATTGGAACTGCTAGAAGAGAATGGACGAATGACTATTATCGAGAAATTATTAAAGAAACGATAAGTGACCTCGTTACTTCTGAAGAAGCTGCAACTGAGTTTGCCAGCCACTTCTACTATCAATCACATAATGTTAATGATGAAGAACATTACGTTAACTTAAAACAATTAGCCGAAGAATTAGATGAACGCTACCAAATCAACGGCAATCGTTTATTTTATTTAGCTATGTCGCCTAATTTTTTTGGCACAATCACTCAACAATTAAACCAACAAGGATTGGTGTCAACTAATGGATTCAATCGTTTGATTATTGAAAAACCATTTGGGCATGACTATGAGAGTGCAGCTATTTTAAACGAACAACTTAGAGAAGTCTTTGATGAAAATCAAATTTTCCGTATTGATCATTATCTTGGCAAAGAAATGGTACAAAATATTTCTACTGTACGCTTTGCAAATAACATGATTGAATCTATGTGGAATAATCGCTACATCGATAACATTCAAATCACATTGAGCGAATCATTAGGTGTTGAAGAACGTGGCGGCTATTACGACAAAAGTGGTGCTTTAAGAGATATGGTACAAAATCATATTTTGCAAATTGTCTCTCTTCTGGCAATGGAGCCTCCTGCAAAACTTACAGACATAGATATTCGCAATGAAAAAATAAAAGCTTTACGAGCTGTTCGTCTTTTCAAGCCTGAAGAAGTGAAAGAAAATTTTGTTCGCGCTCAATATGATGTTGGTACTAACACCGATAGTTTATTGAACAAGTACCAAGATGAATTGAATGTTGCAGAAGATTCTCAAACAGAAACATTTGTGGCAGGTAAAGTTCTGATCGATACATTCCGTTGGAAGGGTGTCCCCTTCTATATTCGAACAGGTAAACGAATGGCCGAAAAAGGCACACAAATCAATGTTGTCTTTAAAAACGTTCCTTTAAACTTATTTAGTGAAGATATTGAAGAAGAATTGCCACCAAATGTATTGACCATTTTTATTCAACCAACTGAAGGTTTCTCACTTCAATTA comes from the Carnobacterium sp. 17-4 genome and includes:
- the zwf gene encoding glucose-6-phosphate dehydrogenase, which produces MTTEQNVLFTIFGGTGDLAKRKLYPSLYRLYKKGFLKEHFAVIGTARREWTNDYYREIIKETISDLVTSEEAATEFASHFYYQSHNVNDEEHYVNLKQLAEELDERYQINGNRLFYLAMSPNFFGTITQQLNQQGLVSTNGFNRLIIEKPFGHDYESAAILNEQLREVFDENQIFRIDHYLGKEMVQNISTVRFANNMIESMWNNRYIDNIQITLSESLGVEERGGYYDKSGALRDMVQNHILQIVSLLAMEPPAKLTDIDIRNEKIKALRAVRLFKPEEVKENFVRAQYDVGTNTDSLLNKYQDELNVAEDSQTETFVAGKVLIDTFRWKGVPFYIRTGKRMAEKGTQINVVFKNVPLNLFSEDIEEELPPNVLTIFIQPTEGFSLQLNTKKAGIGLETETFNLKHKHSAETVANSPEAYEKLIFDCLNGDSTNFTHWDEVASSWKFVDVIRKEWDQDKTNLPSYPSGSMGPTESDALLAKDGFNWHWNPIAPE